In Cystobacter ferrugineus, the following are encoded in one genomic region:
- a CDS encoding type II toxin-antitoxin system RelE family toxin produces MAYRVHIPVELWSTLKALPPALVEQVHRRLDGIAQLAEVAPPLNPLWLKLGATDRPLLRCIVDGHALLYEVDESCRTVSVLDVELEETESLFPGTDSLSVREHH; encoded by the coding sequence ATGGCCTACCGCGTCCATATCCCCGTGGAGTTGTGGAGCACCCTCAAGGCGCTCCCGCCCGCGCTCGTCGAGCAGGTTCATCGGCGCCTGGATGGCATCGCCCAGTTGGCCGAGGTGGCTCCTCCGCTCAACCCGCTCTGGCTGAAGCTCGGCGCCACCGACAGGCCCTTGTTGCGCTGCATCGTGGATGGACATGCGCTCCTCTACGAGGTCGACGAGTCGTGCCGCACCGTCTCCGTGCTCGATGTCGAGCTGGAGGAGACCGAATCGCTCTTCCCGGGCACGGACTCGCTCTCCGTGCGCGAACACCACTGA
- a CDS encoding short-chain fatty acid transporter: METLVRIAEALGRFSARYVPGSFAIAVLLSLFTMGLAVGWTDTPAPRVLDAWGSGFWELLSFSMQMALVMFTGYLLALTRPVRALLEWLAGLARGPRGAVVLMATVSMGLAYLNWGLSLVASAMLVRFVVRRRPEVDYRLLVACAYFGLGATWHAGLSASAPLLVATPGHFLEKQLGLIPIERTLLSPFNLGLTAAVVTGLALLAWALHPSPERAVRVDPKVLERFQDFEPPERPAGHSPALWLDYAPVLTTVFGVLGVVWFARALWLGGGWKAINLNAVNFLFLTLAVLLHGTPARLLKASEEAASVLHGIVLQFPLYAGIYGIFKATGLTERIGQLFVSLSTTATFPAIVYLYSGVVNYFVPSGGSKWAIEAPYLLEAARALGVAPEKVVLAYAWGDMATDLIQPFWALPLLTVARLDFKDILGFLLLAFVFYLPLVTLAFFVWG; this comes from the coding sequence GTGGAAACCCTCGTTCGCATCGCCGAGGCACTCGGCCGGTTCTCCGCGCGCTACGTGCCCGGCTCGTTCGCCATCGCGGTGCTGCTGTCACTCTTCACGATGGGGCTGGCGGTGGGGTGGACGGACACGCCCGCGCCGCGCGTGCTGGACGCGTGGGGGAGCGGCTTCTGGGAGCTCTTGAGCTTCTCCATGCAGATGGCGCTGGTGATGTTCACCGGCTACCTGCTGGCGCTCACCCGCCCGGTGCGCGCCCTGCTCGAGTGGCTGGCGGGGCTGGCGCGCGGGCCCCGGGGCGCGGTGGTGCTCATGGCCACGGTGTCCATGGGGCTGGCCTACCTCAACTGGGGCCTGTCGCTCGTGGCGAGCGCCATGCTGGTGCGCTTCGTGGTGCGCCGCCGGCCGGAGGTGGACTACCGGCTGCTCGTGGCGTGCGCGTACTTCGGCCTGGGGGCCACGTGGCACGCGGGCCTGTCCGCCTCGGCCCCGCTGCTGGTGGCCACGCCGGGGCACTTCCTGGAGAAGCAGCTCGGCCTCATCCCCATCGAGCGCACGCTCCTGTCGCCCTTCAACCTCGGGCTCACCGCGGCGGTGGTGACGGGGCTGGCGCTGCTGGCCTGGGCGCTGCACCCCAGCCCCGAGCGCGCGGTGCGGGTGGACCCCAAGGTGCTCGAGCGCTTCCAGGACTTCGAGCCGCCCGAGCGGCCCGCGGGCCACAGCCCCGCGCTCTGGCTGGACTACGCGCCCGTGCTCACCACGGTGTTCGGCGTGCTGGGCGTGGTGTGGTTCGCGCGCGCGCTGTGGCTCGGCGGGGGCTGGAAGGCCATCAACCTCAACGCGGTGAACTTCCTCTTCCTCACCCTGGCGGTGCTGCTGCATGGCACGCCCGCGCGGCTGCTCAAGGCGAGCGAGGAGGCCGCGAGCGTGCTGCACGGCATCGTGTTGCAGTTCCCGCTCTACGCGGGCATCTACGGCATCTTCAAGGCCACCGGCCTCACCGAGCGCATCGGTCAGCTCTTCGTGTCGCTGTCCACCACGGCCACCTTCCCCGCCATCGTGTATCTCTACAGCGGCGTGGTGAACTACTTCGTGCCCTCGGGCGGCTCCAAGTGGGCCATCGAGGCGCCCTACCTCTTGGAGGCCGCGCGCGCGCTCGGCGTGGCGCCGGAGAAGGTGGTGCTCGCGTATGCCTGGGGCGACATGGCCACCGACCTCATCCAGCCCTTCTGGGCCCTGCCGCTGCTCACCGTGGCCCGGCTCGACTTCAAGGACATCCTCGGCTTTCTCCTGCTGGCTTTTGTCTTCTACCTGCCACTCGTCACCCTGGCCTTTTTCGTCTGGGGTTGA
- a CDS encoding sodium-translocating pyrophosphatase, protein MIPTSLSAKAARILGFLAVLASSTARASEADLILPDFRTVTFLGGAVNGATLLMVGIAICIVGLVFGMLQFAALRRLPVHKAMLEISELIYATCQTYLVTQGKLILILEVLIGAVMVVYFGFLRHLEPLKVIAILVASLIGIAGSYGVAWFGIRVNTFANSRTSFASLRGKPYPTYAIPLQAGISIGMVLVSVELLLMLLILLVIPADYAGSVFIGFAIGESLGASVLRIAGGIFTKIADIGSDLMKIVFKIKEDDARNPGVIADCAGDNAGDSVGPSADGFETYGVTSVALITFILLAVPVQYQAQLLVWIFMMSSAMVLASLGSYFINGIIQGGLYKNADQMNFEKPLTVLVWLTSGVSVVVTFIVSWLLIPDLAGDSSLWLRLSAIVTCGTLAGAIIPEAIKVFTSTESRHVREVVTASREGGASLNVISGLVAGNFSGYWMGIIVMVLMGAAYYFSLGIPNTLMIAPAVFAFGLVAFGFLSMAPVTIAVDSYGPVTDNAQSVYELSLIENIPNVKQEIQKDFGFAPDFDKGKDYLEQNDGAGNTFKATSKPVLIGTAVVGATTMIFSIIVLLVGITTGTDGLRSLDPANTDKLSLLHAPFLLGLIAGGAIVYWFSGASMQAVSTGAYRAVEFIKANIRLEGVEKASVEDSKRVVAICTQYAQKGMINIFLGVFCSTLAFACFESFFFVGYLISIAIFGLYQALFMANAGGAWDNAKKLVEVELKAKGSELHAATVVGDTVGDPFKDTSSVALNPVIKFTTLFGLLAVELAVELKQAGHGGITTVIAAVLFLVSFVFVYRSFYGMRIETPMSVLTGETPKTDVKPA, encoded by the coding sequence ATGATTCCCACATCCCTCTCCGCCAAGGCCGCCAGGATCCTCGGATTCCTGGCGGTACTGGCCAGCAGCACCGCCCGCGCGAGCGAGGCGGATCTCATCCTCCCGGACTTCCGCACCGTCACCTTCCTGGGTGGCGCGGTGAACGGGGCCACCCTGCTCATGGTGGGCATCGCCATCTGCATCGTGGGCCTGGTGTTCGGCATGCTTCAGTTCGCCGCGCTGCGCCGCCTGCCGGTGCACAAGGCGATGCTGGAGATCTCCGAGCTCATCTACGCCACGTGCCAGACGTACCTCGTCACCCAGGGCAAGCTCATCCTCATCCTCGAGGTGCTCATTGGCGCGGTGATGGTGGTGTACTTCGGCTTCCTGCGCCACCTGGAGCCGCTCAAGGTCATCGCCATCCTGGTGGCGAGCCTCATCGGCATCGCCGGCAGCTACGGCGTGGCCTGGTTCGGCATCCGGGTGAACACGTTCGCCAACAGCCGCACGTCCTTCGCGTCGCTGCGCGGCAAGCCCTACCCCACCTACGCCATCCCCCTGCAGGCGGGCATCTCCATCGGCATGGTGCTCGTGTCCGTCGAGCTGTTGCTGATGCTGCTCATCCTGCTGGTGATTCCGGCGGACTACGCGGGCTCGGTGTTCATCGGCTTCGCCATCGGCGAGTCGCTGGGCGCGAGCGTGCTGCGCATCGCGGGCGGTATCTTCACGAAGATCGCCGACATCGGCTCCGACCTGATGAAGATCGTCTTCAAGATCAAGGAAGACGACGCGCGCAACCCGGGCGTCATCGCCGACTGCGCGGGTGACAACGCGGGCGACTCGGTGGGTCCGTCCGCGGACGGCTTCGAGACCTACGGCGTGACGAGCGTGGCGCTCATCACCTTCATCCTCCTGGCGGTGCCCGTGCAGTACCAGGCGCAGCTGCTCGTGTGGATCTTCATGATGAGCAGCGCCATGGTGCTGGCGAGCCTCGGCTCGTACTTCATCAACGGCATCATCCAGGGCGGCCTGTACAAGAACGCCGACCAGATGAACTTCGAGAAGCCGCTCACGGTGCTCGTGTGGCTCACCTCGGGCGTGTCCGTGGTGGTGACGTTCATCGTGTCCTGGCTGCTCATCCCGGACCTGGCGGGGGACAGCTCGCTGTGGCTGCGCCTGAGCGCCATCGTGACGTGCGGCACGCTCGCGGGCGCCATCATCCCCGAGGCCATCAAGGTCTTCACCTCCACCGAGAGCCGCCACGTGCGCGAGGTGGTGACGGCGTCGCGCGAGGGTGGCGCGTCGCTCAACGTCATCTCGGGTCTGGTGGCCGGTAACTTCTCCGGCTACTGGATGGGCATCATCGTCATGGTGCTCATGGGCGCCGCCTACTACTTCAGCCTCGGCATCCCCAACACGCTGATGATCGCCCCGGCGGTGTTCGCCTTCGGCCTCGTCGCCTTCGGCTTCCTGAGCATGGCGCCGGTGACCATCGCGGTGGACTCGTACGGCCCGGTGACGGACAACGCGCAGAGCGTGTACGAGCTGTCGCTCATCGAGAACATCCCCAACGTGAAGCAGGAGATCCAGAAGGACTTCGGCTTCGCTCCGGACTTCGACAAGGGCAAGGACTACCTCGAGCAGAACGACGGCGCGGGCAACACGTTCAAGGCCACGTCCAAGCCGGTGCTCATCGGCACCGCGGTGGTGGGTGCCACGACGATGATCTTCTCCATCATCGTGCTGCTGGTGGGCATCACCACGGGCACCGACGGTCTGCGCTCGCTCGACCCGGCCAACACGGACAAGCTGTCGCTCCTGCACGCGCCCTTCCTGCTCGGTCTCATCGCCGGCGGCGCCATCGTGTACTGGTTCTCCGGCGCCTCCATGCAGGCGGTGTCCACGGGCGCCTACCGCGCGGTGGAGTTCATCAAGGCCAACATCCGGCTGGAAGGAGTGGAGAAGGCGAGCGTGGAGGACTCCAAGCGCGTGGTGGCCATCTGCACCCAGTACGCGCAGAAGGGGATGATCAACATCTTCCTGGGCGTGTTCTGCAGCACGCTGGCGTTCGCCTGCTTCGAGTCCTTCTTCTTCGTGGGCTACCTCATCTCCATCGCCATCTTCGGTCTGTACCAGGCGCTCTTCATGGCCAACGCCGGTGGCGCGTGGGACAACGCGAAGAAGCTGGTGGAAGTGGAGCTCAAGGCCAAGGGCTCGGAGCTGCACGCGGCCACGGTGGTGGGTGACACGGTGGGCGACCCCTTCAAGGACACGTCCTCCGTCGCGCTCAACCCGGTCATCAAGTTCACCACCCTCTTCGGCCTGCTCGCGGTGGAGCTGGCGGTGGAGCTGAAGCAGGCGGGCCACGGTGGCATCACCACGGTCATCGCCGCCGTGCTCTTCCTGGTGTCCTTCGTGTTCGTGTACCGCTCGTTCTACGGCATGCGCATCGAGACCCCGATGTCCGTGCTCACCGGCGAGACGCCCAAGACGGACGTGAAGCCGGCCTAG
- a CDS encoding transcriptional regulator, whose translation MTREFVPPPRGVTVRGALEAELASAPETGLTAKELSSLVGISEKDVAGHLEHLEKSLKAGGASLTVLPAECVACGYVFRDRKRLSRPGSCPECRSTRIDPPAFLIR comes from the coding sequence ATGACTCGAGAGTTCGTTCCGCCCCCCCGGGGCGTCACCGTCCGCGGAGCCCTGGAGGCGGAGCTGGCCTCGGCGCCCGAGACGGGCCTCACCGCCAAGGAGCTGTCCTCCCTCGTGGGCATTTCCGAGAAGGACGTGGCGGGCCACCTGGAGCACCTGGAGAAGTCCCTCAAGGCCGGAGGAGCCTCGCTCACGGTGCTCCCCGCCGAGTGTGTCGCGTGTGGCTACGTCTTCCGCGACCGCAAGCGTCTGTCCCGTCCCGGCTCCTGTCCGGAGTGCCGTTCCACCCGCATCGATCCGCCCGCCTTCCTCATCCGCTGA
- a CDS encoding fatty acid desaturase family protein, with product MAYLALAVGLSILQWNLDRVYPALYALGLFMGVTVAVISHNHNHLGIWKWRPANTFTNYVLALYYGTPTVAWVPTHNQTHHKLNFAEGDTSRGPKFFKKNHLLSLLVYPTLTGLEQAPEISAYMKNLYQRDKKAFAWAFSEFVVYFGTMAVLLVLDWRKALLFFVIPQQFSLFMIQVFNYVQHIEVDTGSTWNHSRNFVSPVLNALLFNNGYHTVHHQKPGVHWSQTPALHAEHAHNIHPELLVKSWWGFMFRTFILRPFLPARPPTFAPVSSASSASASMAGAETT from the coding sequence GTGGCCTACCTCGCGCTGGCCGTGGGCCTGTCCATCCTGCAGTGGAACCTGGATCGGGTCTATCCAGCGCTCTATGCCCTGGGCCTGTTCATGGGTGTAACGGTGGCGGTCATCAGCCACAACCATAACCACCTGGGTATCTGGAAGTGGCGACCCGCCAACACCTTCACCAACTACGTGCTGGCGCTCTACTACGGCACGCCGACGGTGGCCTGGGTGCCCACCCACAACCAGACGCATCACAAGCTGAACTTCGCCGAGGGTGACACCTCGCGTGGCCCCAAGTTCTTCAAGAAGAACCACCTGCTGTCGTTGCTCGTCTATCCCACGCTCACGGGCCTGGAGCAGGCGCCGGAGATCTCCGCCTACATGAAGAACCTGTACCAGCGCGACAAGAAGGCCTTCGCCTGGGCGTTCTCCGAGTTCGTCGTGTACTTCGGCACCATGGCGGTGTTGCTGGTGCTCGACTGGCGCAAGGCGCTGCTCTTCTTCGTCATCCCCCAGCAGTTCTCGTTGTTCATGATCCAGGTGTTCAACTACGTGCAGCACATCGAGGTGGACACGGGCAGCACCTGGAACCACTCGCGCAACTTCGTCTCCCCGGTGCTCAACGCGCTGCTCTTCAACAACGGCTATCACACGGTGCACCACCAGAAGCCGGGCGTGCACTGGTCGCAGACGCCCGCGCTGCACGCCGAGCACGCCCACAACATCCACCCCGAGCTGTTGGTGAAGAGCTGGTGGGGCTTCATGTTCCGCACCTTCATCCTGCGGCCCTTCCTGCCCGCGCGCCCGCCCACCTTCGCCCCGGTGTCCTCGGCCTCGTCGGCGTCGGCGTCCATGGCAGGGGCGGAGACGACCTAG
- a CDS encoding cold-shock protein produces MATGVVKWFNDAKGFGFITQDGGGEDVFCHHTAIQVEGFRSLQEGQRVSFDVTRGPKGLQAQNVRPV; encoded by the coding sequence ATGGCAACCGGTGTGGTCAAGTGGTTCAATGACGCGAAGGGCTTCGGGTTCATCACGCAGGACGGCGGTGGCGAGGACGTGTTCTGCCACCACACCGCGATCCAGGTGGAAGGCTTCCGCAGCCTGCAGGAAGGCCAGCGGGTGTCGTTCGACGTGACGCGCGGCCCCAAGGGCCTGCAGGCGCAGAACGTGCGTCCGGTCTGA